A DNA window from Vigna angularis cultivar LongXiaoDou No.4 chromosome 1, ASM1680809v1, whole genome shotgun sequence contains the following coding sequences:
- the LOC108321475 gene encoding uncharacterized protein LOC108321475 isoform X2, with protein sequence MVAPVMDENEWNRGRNESKDEIPLSELLDLEIRWPSEAEIAQLSTSDSAAFLGRSSLSLAGVDLDSYFDRKESDSDVFEQNLASGRQVGTAIDNTFQANENLSLFQNVQASEVASGSAENLSGDSFSSWEASFTSASSGPIHKLSKSIDHSKVDLDTAPGFWKDSVGGKENDNFNPSASTEHDYFQGDGSRTSNSMLHAETGKSESTIDHIGTKTTDSASGSSRNLEWMQDDLRQGSDNKTTDPVANAEDKFSFDEWNDFTGSASTQDPSSTATSSNTTGQTGNIGFSVDFNDAKIPEDANSSSNKDFYWMQHQWQDSNNKTTDTISANAAVVSFDSWNDFTGSVNTQHSSFGVSNSEIMNQTDTFELTQDRNDTRTAESAAGTSGNFDWMQDDQWQGIDTKATGIVTTNKLADSFDAWNDFTGSAISHNPSSVVSDTLITAQTGTSAEVTADLNDMKTEKGTNVFAHDSFDWNQDNQWQDSNNKTNDTRTTNDIDSFDDWNDFTSLATTQDHSSNVLNQTANQTSAERTSETNLLSLSIGSQNIEFSGLPQHDLFPGQFGSSPSSLQAAYSNSVAEVDVKRENPGDVSTAVGSKDDVEMLMSQMHDLSFMLENNLSIPPK encoded by the coding sequence ATGGTGGCACCAGTGATGGATGAAAATGAATGGAACAGGGGGAGGAATGAATCAAAAGATGAGATTCCCCTATCTGAACTGCTGGATTTGGAAATTAGATGGCCTTCCGAGGCTGAGATAGCTCAGTTGAGTACTTCAGATTCTGCAGCTTTTCTGGGAAGAAGTTCATTAAGTTTGGCTGGAGTTGATCTTGATAGTTATTTTGACCGGAAAGAATCTGATTCAGATGTGTTTGAACAGAACTTGGCTTCTGGAAGACAGGTGGGTACTGCTATAGATAACACATTCCAAGCGAATGAAAATCTTAGTTTGTTTCAGAATGTACAAGCTTCAGAAGTGGCTTCAGGGTCTGCAGAAAATCTGAGTGGTGACTCGTTTTCCAGTTGGGAGGCCAGCTTTACATCAGCTAGTTCTGGTCCTATTCACAAATTGTCCAAATCTATTGATCATTCTAAAGTTGATTTGGATACAGCACCTGGATTCTGGAAAGATTCCGTTGGTGGTAAGGAGAATGACAATTTCAATCCCTCAGCATCCACAGAACATGATTATTTTCAGGGTGATGGATCGAGAACTTCAAACTCTATGTTACATGCCGAGACTGGGAAATCAGAATCGACCATTGATCATATTGGTACTAAAACAACGGACAGTGCTAGTGGTTCTAGTAGAAATCTTGAGTGGATGCAAGATGACCTAAGGCAAGGGAGTGATAACAAGACAACTGATCCCGTGGCTAATGCTGAAgataaattttcatttgatGAATGGAATGATTTTACTGGCTCAGCTAGCACACAAGACCCTTCTAGTACTGCTACCAGCTCAAATACAACTGGCCAGACTGGAAATATTGGCTTTTCTGTTGATTTTAATGATGCCAAAATACCGGAGGATGCTAATAGCTCTTCCAACAAGGATTTTTATTGGATGCAACATCAGTGGCAAGATAGCAATAATAAAACAACAGATACCATCAGTGCTAATGCAGCTGTGGTCTCATTTGATTCATGGAATGACTTCACTGGCTCAGTCAATACACAACATTCATCCTTTGGTGTATCCAACTCAGAGATAATGAACCAGACTGATACATTTGAATTGACCCAGGATCGTAATGATACCAGAACAGCTGAAAGTGCTGCTGGTACTTCTGGTAATTTTGATTGGATGCAAGATGACCAGTGGCAGGGCATTGATACCAAGGCAACTGGTATTGTGACTACTAATAAATTGGCTGATTCGTTTGATGCATGGAATGATTTTACTGGGTCAGCTATTTCACACAATCCTTCCAGTGTTGTTTCCGACACTTTGATTACTGCCCAGACTGGGACATCTGCTGAAGTTACTGCTGATCTTAATGACATGAAAACAGAAAAGGGTACTAATGTTTTTGCTCATGATAGTTTTGACTGGAATCAAGATAACCAATGGCAAGACAgcaacaacaaaacaaatgatACCAGGACTACTAATGATATTGATTCATTTGATGATTGGAATGATTTTACTAGCTTGGCCACTACGCAAGATCATTCCAGCAATGTTTTGAACCAAACTGCAAATCAGACTTCTGCTGAAAGGACATCTGAAACGAATTTACTCAGTTTGTCAATCGGATCACAAAATATAGAATTTAGCGGGCTTCCACAGCATGATTTATTTCCAGGACAGTTTGGTAGTTCACCGAGTTCTCTTCAAGCTGCTTATTCCAACAG